A stretch of DNA from Nonlabens ponticola:
TGCTCAAGAAGTACGCCGTAGCTCTAGGGTTTAACGATGAAGACGCTACTTACTTGACGGAGCGTTCCATTGAGATATTTACTGGTCACCTGAGTCTAGAGGACTACCGTTACCTACTCAACAAAAACAGATAGGTTATCTGTATAATTTGAGGTCTACCGTGTTGTAGATAACCTGCAAAAGGTCATCGTCTGTGTAAGGTTTGCCTAGAACCGCATGATAGCCGTTGCGCAAATACTTTTTGTTTTCTTTACCGTCGTTGTTCAAAGAAAGTGCTAGATACTTAAGAGTACGATTACTCATGTTACGTACACTTTTCATCATTTTTAAGAGCTCTATGGCGTCTGTTTGATTGATGCTATTGGCAACTATGATGAGATCTAGATCATCGTCTGTCTCTACCATATCTATTATTTTTCTGGCATCTGTAAGCACGTAGGTGTCAAAATTTTTGGTAGTAGTCAGGATTTTTACAGCTGTCATTTGTGCTGCTGCCTGATCTTCAACAATAAGCGTCTTGATTTTGCGCTTAAGGTTAACTGCTGCAATTTCATTCAAAACAGTGGTCTTGACTGAACCTGATTTCGAAACAGGTGCCTTGAAATTCAGTGCGTAAGAAATGGTGCCAGCGTCAGAGACATCGATACTTAAAGAGGCATTCATCAAGTCCAGCAATTCTCTACAAATGTTAAGCCCTAGGTTTTTAGATGCTTTAAGTCGAATTTCTTCTTTGGACTTTGTAATTATTGTTGAATTGTCAGCTGCAAATATTTGATCTATGGTGATTGATATACTTGAAATATTGGCTCTGCGCTGCAGTTCACTCACCTTAACTTCAATAGTATGATCATGAGATTGATAGATGACAAATCTCAATAAATGATTGATTGACTGCAGTAATTTATCAGGGTCGCCTGAGATGTAAGACGGGACATTTTTATCGATTGACACGTTTAATCGCGATCCCAGTAATCTCAATTGATTTTCAAAACCATCCAAAGCTGTGTCTAAAAGTTCCTTTAAAGAAAATGCTGCCTGATTAAATTTGATAGACAAACCGCTGCTGTGAGAGGCTTGCTGCATGCCTTCTACCAGGCTTAATATTCCAGACACTTGTGACCTAATAGAAGTCATTAATTGTTCTTGCTCAAGGCTTAATGGAGACTTTGCCATCATGCTAGAAAAAGCATGAATTAAAGTTAATGGATTGCGTATCTCACTAGAGAAATTCTCTAGAAATTGGTCTTTAAAAGTATCGCGCTCTTTAAGTAAATCATTCTTGAGCTGTAAGATCTCATTGAATATGAGTGACTCATTCTTGCGCTGGGCAATACTTTGAATCCGGTCATAAATAGTGGTAACATCAGCTAGCTTTAAATTTAATCGTTGGGACGTGTAAAGATGAGCCGTGATATCATAAACCTTATCATCTATGTGAACCCCATTGAAGGTAGTAGCCTCTTGTAAGTTGTTTGAGTCGATAAATAGAGATTCAAAAAACGGATGAACGTTTGTAATGGCCTCACCAACTTGCAGTTCAAAATAATCTTGATTGGATGCTAGAATGATTCCTTTCTCATCACATATGATATTTGCGTATAGATCACTCATAATAGGGTTTTGTATGGGTTGACGATCTAAACAATCATTTTTGCCATTTTTTCAAATAGCCTGTTAACATTACTATCTTCCTTGGCGCTTACCATGAAGTCGGCGAAATCTAACTCGGCAGCTTTTTGTTTAATCGTTCCAGGCGTGAGTAGATCTGTTTTATTAAGGGCAACTAATATGGGCACATTATCAAACTCTTTTTCTAGATATTCTTTGTCTTCTTTTACTCTTGCATAAGAATTAGGTCTGGTAACATCGCCTACATAGATAAAACCGTGAGCACCTTTTAGATAAGAATTTCTAATCTGGTCTATATTTTCAGTTCCTTCAGTATCCCAAAGAATGAGTTTTATTTCCTCATCATTGATGACAACAGTTTTTTTGAGAATATGAACTCCTATCGTGACTTTATAATCTTCTGAGAACAGGCCTTCAACATACTTTCTTAGTAAGGATGTTTTGCCTACACCAAAGAGACCTAAAACAACAATCTTTTTTGTTTTCATGAAGAGATTTGTACTGAGTTTTGTGAATATATCTTAATCAAGATAGAATCTAGATCTTCCTTGTTGTCTTTACTTTTTAACTCATTGATCATCGCACTTACTTTCAATGCTAGATCGTCAATTTCACTCTCTAATCTTTCTGTAATAGTGCCGCTTACAGCAGTGGCTATGTAGTAGTTAGGCGTATTGAATAAATGTATTTGATATAGATCGTATTCAATGCTGGTAAGCTTTTGATTATGTTCTAAAAATGCATCCTCTACAAATGATTTTATGGCCGTTAGCATACCGCTCACCATATCTTCATCCATAGTTGATTTCTCAAAAAAGCTGCCTAGTAAAATCCCAGAGTCAGAATCAATAACAAACACTTGATCAATTTTTGCAGACGCCGTCTCTGATAAAATAATCTCATGTTCCTTTACTCCTGTAAACTTTGAGATGATTCGTCTTTTCCAGCTGTCAAACGATAAGTTTTCTTTTGTTTTTTGATCTATTTTTTCTGATAGAATCTTTATTTCTTGAGCGATGTATTTTTTGATCATTTGACCAAGGATTGGGTACAGCGCTTCTACCACTTCATCACGAGATTCTGCTATTTGTTTTTTAAGGGTTTTTGTAATTACAGGACCTAATTCCTGCGGTATATTTCTAGCAAACTCTTTGAGCTCATCCTCGATGATGGGATGTAATTTTTCTTCAAGTTTACTTCTTGTAGAGATGGTATCTTCTAGGATCTCGATCTTTTGCGCAATACTGTCTGCATAGTCGCGCTCATCTGTAAGTAATAGATGCTTTAAAAGTTCGAGTTTATCCGCTTCTTCCATCATTAGAATGCGGTTTTATGCCTTTATTTTTTCGGCAAGTGAGATTAATGCATCACCTAGCATATTGCGATCCACTTTAGCAGCATCCATGTCGCTCAAGTCTTCCTCGATCTTAGTTTCCAGATCGCTAATGCGTATATTAAGATCAGTAGAGAGTGAATCTATAGATTTCATCAACTCATCTCTAGTATCATCAACAAGGTCTTGAAGTTCCTTGCGTTTCTTGAGGATGTCTTTCTTAAGTAAATCAAACTCGCTATCGTATTGTTGGATGTTTTCACCAAAAATAAGATTGCGTATTGCATCTAGCTTTTGGTTATTGTCAACAGCCTGTGAGTTGTTGCTTTGCTCGGTTTTATTTGCCGCCATGATCTATAAATTGTCCTCTAATTTAATGTGAAAAAAATTAATCAGGATCAGCGCGATAAAACTCTTCTGCAGTATCGACCATATTCTTGCTGCCGCAAATAAATGGCACGCGTTGATGCAACTCAGTAGGTTGCAAGTCCATGATGCGTGTGTCTCCATTGATCGCACGACCACCAGCCTGTTCTACAATGAAAGCCATTGGGTTACACTCGTACAAAAGTCGCAATTTACCATTGTTTGCTTTAGAACTTTTAGGATACATATATATACCACCTTTGATCATATTGCGGTGTATATCACTTACTAGACTACCAATATATCGGCTGGTATAAGGTCTGTCACCTTCTTCTTCCTGACAGTATTTGATGTAGTTCTTGATGCCTTTAGGGAAATGGATGTAATTCCCTTCATTAACACTATAGATGTTACCATCTTCAGGAAACTGCATGTTAGGATGCGATAGGTAATAGGTTCCTAGAGCAGGATTTAAAGTAAATCCATTCACGCCATGACCAGTGGTGTAAACAAGCATGGTAGATGTTCCATAAACAATGTAACCAGCGGCTACTTGCAAATTTCCAGGCTGCAAGAAATCCTTTAGTTGCACAGGTGTTCCTACTGGAGTTACCCGTCTATAGACTGAGAAAATCGTACCTACTGATACGTTTACATCAATGTTAGAACTACCATCAAGTGGGTCGATAAGTACAACATATTTATTCTTGTGATCATTGTTAGATCCCTGAATCGTTATAAAATCATCGTTTTCTTCACTTGCGATACCACAAACGATCTCGCGGTTTGTCAAGGTGCGTATAAAGGTGTCATTGGCAAAAACGTCCAACTTCTGCTGGTCTTCACCTTGAGTATTAATCTCACCGGCGCTACCTGTGATATCTACCAGTCCAGCTTTGTTCACCTCATGATTTACAGCCTTGGCAGCAAGTCGTATAGAATTGATAAGTCTGGACAGCTCACCGCTGCTGTATTGAAATTCGCTTTGGTTTTCTATGATAAACTCACCTAGAGTCTGATTGATGCGTGCCATGTGGTTCTTGTGTGTCGCAAATATCCTAAAAATAAAAGCATACTATAACGATATAGTTTAATTGTTTCCTAGTAATTTTCATCACTTACCTTTTATGACTTTTCTTTGTGTCATGATACACATTAGGACTGCCGTCAAAGAGGATTTCCCGCGAGTGCTGGAGTTGATCAACGAGCTTGCCATCTTTGAAAAAGAGCCGGATGCCGTTGAGGTAACCATTCAAGAGCTTGAAGAACATGGTCTAGGCGATCATAAGTTGTTTACCTGTTTTGTGGGTGAGTATAACGGTGTAATAGAAGGTATAGCCTTGTGCTACCCACGTTTTTCAACTTGGAAAGGAAAGTCAATTCACCTAGAAGATCTTATCGTGACGCAAGAAATGCGTGGTAAAGGCCTGGGCAAAGCCTTATATGATCAAGTGCTTAAACACGCGCAATCACAAGGCGTGCGACGAGTAGAATGGGTAGTGCTGGATTGGAATCAAAATGCGATCGATTTTTATGAAAATAGTGGTGCGACCATTCTCAAAGGATGGTATCTAGCTCAAATGGATAATGCGGCGCTCGCAAAATATTTAGGAGAATGAGAATTTACAAATTTGGTGGAGCATCAGTCAAAGATGCCGCTGGCGTGCGCAATGTCAAGAGAGTGTTGCACACCATGGGAACTGATGATTTGGGTATCGTGATTTCGGCAATGGGCAAGACAACTAATGCCCTTGAAGAAATTATCGCTAGATATCAAAATAATGATCCTAGCTACTTGAAACTTATTGATCTACTGCACGACCAGCATGTTCAAATCATTGAGGATTTGCAAGAGGTCACAGATGAGGTTGATGAAGGTTGTGTGTTACGCTTTCGCGAAAGCGGAATAAACAAAACCCTTAAAGCCATCATAGAATCCTTAAAGGGAGAAATGTTGCGCAATCAAAGCAAGAATTACAGTTTCCTGTATGATCAAGTCGTGAGTCATGGAGAGCTTATGTCTACACGCATAGTTGCCACGTTTCTCAATGCTTGCGATATTCCTATCGACTGGAAGGACGCGCGACAGCTCATAAAAACTGATCATAAGTATCGTGATGCAACCGTCGATTGGGATCAAACGACCGCCGCGATCAAGGATGCTTGCAAAGAGAAATTATTTGTGACTCAAGGATTTATAGGTAGCGATGATAACGGTTTTACTACCACGCTGGGTCGTGAAGGTAGTGATTACACGGCAGCGATTTTTGCCTACAGTTTGCAGGCAAGCGAGGTTACCATCTGGAAGGATGTTCCCGGCGTTCTCAACGCAGATCCACGTGTGTTTGACGATACTGTTCTATTAGAGAAAATACCTTACAACGAGGCGATTGAGCTAGCTTTTTATGGAGCCAGTGTTATTCACCCAAAAACGCTGCAACCACTGCAACGCAAGGGCATACCACTTAACGTGAAGTCGTTTTTGAATCCGCTGGAGCCTGGTAGCACCATTACTTCCAGTAAATCGTTGGTTCCTAAAACACCTTGTTTTATTGTACGTAAAAACATGGTCTATCTCACGATCTCGTCACGAGACTTTAGCTTTATAGGTGAACGCAGTATTAGTGATATTTTTCATGAATTAAGCGAGAACAAAATGCAAGTAGGATTACTACAAAATAGCGCAATTAGTTTCTCTTTATGTATCGAGGATAAGTACGCGCGTATAGAAAAGTTGCTTGCTGGACTCAAGGAAAAGTTCAAGGTGTCCCATGTAAAAGGTGTTTCACTTTATACGGTGCGGCATTATGAAGGTGACACGATCCCATCGATGGAAGCAGGAAAAAACGTACTCTTAAAACAGCGTACACAGGAAACGCTTCAACTAGTTACAGCGGTATAGGTAGCCTTGTAAGCATTATATTTGCTGCTTACACCTATTTTATTTTATGAGTCTGGTAAATGCACAAGAGGTAGCAAAAGCCATCAATATTGACAAATACGGATTGCTAGGCAAGCTAGGAGGCTGGTCTATAATGAAGTTGTTGCGCATATCACGACTCAACAAGATATACGATAGGAATAAGCACAAAGAAGGCACTGAATTTCTTGATGCGATTCTCGATGATCTCAACGTAAAGTTTGAAATACCAGAAGAAGACCTGCGACGTATTCCTAAAACGGGTGGTTTTATCACTATAT
This window harbors:
- a CDS encoding ATP-binding response regulator, with the protein product MSDLYANIICDEKGIILASNQDYFELQVGEAITNVHPFFESLFIDSNNLQEATTFNGVHIDDKVYDITAHLYTSQRLNLKLADVTTIYDRIQSIAQRKNESLIFNEILQLKNDLLKERDTFKDQFLENFSSEIRNPLTLIHAFSSMMAKSPLSLEQEQLMTSIRSQVSGILSLVEGMQQASHSSGLSIKFNQAAFSLKELLDTALDGFENQLRLLGSRLNVSIDKNVPSYISGDPDKLLQSINHLLRFVIYQSHDHTIEVKVSELQRRANISSISITIDQIFAADNSTIITKSKEEIRLKASKNLGLNICRELLDLMNASLSIDVSDAGTISYALNFKAPVSKSGSVKTTVLNEIAAVNLKRKIKTLIVEDQAAAQMTAVKILTTTKNFDTYVLTDARKIIDMVETDDDLDLIIVANSINQTDAIELLKMMKSVRNMSNRTLKYLALSLNNDGKENKKYLRNGYHAVLGKPYTDDDLLQVIYNTVDLKLYR
- a CDS encoding Rab family GTPase — translated: MKTKKIVVLGLFGVGKTSLLRKYVEGLFSEDYKVTIGVHILKKTVVINDEEIKLILWDTEGTENIDQIRNSYLKGAHGFIYVGDVTRPNSYARVKEDKEYLEKEFDNVPILVALNKTDLLTPGTIKQKAAELDFADFMVSAKEDSNVNRLFEKMAKMIV
- a CDS encoding cell envelope biogenesis protein OmpA gives rise to the protein MMEEADKLELLKHLLLTDERDYADSIAQKIEILEDTISTRSKLEEKLHPIIEDELKEFARNIPQELGPVITKTLKKQIAESRDEVVEALYPILGQMIKKYIAQEIKILSEKIDQKTKENLSFDSWKRRIISKFTGVKEHEIILSETASAKIDQVFVIDSDSGILLGSFFEKSTMDEDMVSGMLTAIKSFVEDAFLEHNQKLTSIEYDLYQIHLFNTPNYYIATAVSGTITERLESEIDDLALKVSAMINELKSKDNKEDLDSILIKIYSQNSVQISS
- a CDS encoding fructose 1,6-bisphosphatase; translated protein: MAANKTEQSNNSQAVDNNQKLDAIRNLIFGENIQQYDSEFDLLKKDILKKRKELQDLVDDTRDELMKSIDSLSTDLNIRISDLETKIEEDLSDMDAAKVDRNMLGDALISLAEKIKA
- the fbp gene encoding class 1 fructose-bisphosphatase gives rise to the protein MARINQTLGEFIIENQSEFQYSSGELSRLINSIRLAAKAVNHEVNKAGLVDITGSAGEINTQGEDQQKLDVFANDTFIRTLTNREIVCGIASEENDDFITIQGSNNDHKNKYVVLIDPLDGSSNIDVNVSVGTIFSVYRRVTPVGTPVQLKDFLQPGNLQVAAGYIVYGTSTMLVYTTGHGVNGFTLNPALGTYYLSHPNMQFPEDGNIYSVNEGNYIHFPKGIKNYIKYCQEEEGDRPYTSRYIGSLVSDIHRNMIKGGIYMYPKSSKANNGKLRLLYECNPMAFIVEQAGGRAINGDTRIMDLQPTELHQRVPFICGSKNMVDTAEEFYRADPD
- a CDS encoding GNAT family N-acetyltransferase, with the protein product MIHIRTAVKEDFPRVLELINELAIFEKEPDAVEVTIQELEEHGLGDHKLFTCFVGEYNGVIEGIALCYPRFSTWKGKSIHLEDLIVTQEMRGKGLGKALYDQVLKHAQSQGVRRVEWVVLDWNQNAIDFYENSGATILKGWYLAQMDNAALAKYLGE
- a CDS encoding aspartate kinase; the protein is MRIYKFGGASVKDAAGVRNVKRVLHTMGTDDLGIVISAMGKTTNALEEIIARYQNNDPSYLKLIDLLHDQHVQIIEDLQEVTDEVDEGCVLRFRESGINKTLKAIIESLKGEMLRNQSKNYSFLYDQVVSHGELMSTRIVATFLNACDIPIDWKDARQLIKTDHKYRDATVDWDQTTAAIKDACKEKLFVTQGFIGSDDNGFTTTLGREGSDYTAAIFAYSLQASEVTIWKDVPGVLNADPRVFDDTVLLEKIPYNEAIELAFYGASVIHPKTLQPLQRKGIPLNVKSFLNPLEPGSTITSSKSLVPKTPCFIVRKNMVYLTISSRDFSFIGERSISDIFHELSENKMQVGLLQNSAISFSLCIEDKYARIEKLLAGLKEKFKVSHVKGVSLYTVRHYEGDTIPSMEAGKNVLLKQRTQETLQLVTAV